From the Glutamicibacter halophytocola genome, the window GCCGCTGCGCCGTTCTCGCAGAGTGGCGATGCTAGTGACAAGGAACATCACGACAAAGGGAAACAGGGCAATCATGGATGGGCCGATACGCTGAAAAGCAGGTGTATCGGTGAAAATCCAAGCGATCAATCCGATCAGGAGGCTGGGGACCACGAGCATCAGGGCAATGGTTCGCGGGTCGTGGCGGACTTGATTCAGCACCCTGCCGGTGGTGGCTAATGTTCTGCGCATTATTTGCTCCCATCTGCGCTGGCACGGTGCCGAGGTGCCGAATCAGGGGCAGGGGTGGCATTGTCATGCGAATTCGAAGCGCCCGTATCAATGAGTTTCAAAAACGCGGTCTCCGGATCGGTGGCGCCGGTGCGTTCCATGAGTTCGTACGGTGTCAGTTGTGCGAGTATTTTTCCTTCTCGGAGCAGCAGGATTTGATCGCAACGCATGGCCTCATCCATAACGTGGCTGGAAACCACCAAGCATAAGCCGGTGGCGGCCAGCCGTGCGAATAGGCCCCACAAATCTGCGCGCAGCACCGGGTCAAGCCCGACCGTGGGCTCGTCAAGGATGACAATTTCAGGGCTGCCCAGCAGCGCGATGGCCAGTGAGACGCGATTGCGTTGGCCACCCGAGAGGTCAATGACCAGGCTGGAAGCCTGCTCGGAGAGGTCAGTGCCTTGGATGACACGGTTCACCTCTTCATCGGGGAGCCCAAGAATTTTGGCGAAATAGGCGACGTTCTGCGTTACCGTCAGATCGTCATAGACACTGGCTGCCTGGGTCATATAGCCGACTTTGTGCCGCAAGGCCTTGCTGCCTGAGGGCAGGCCGTGGACGGTGACGGTGCCGCTGGTGATGATCTGGTTGCCAACGATGCTGCGCAGCAGCGTGCTCTTGCCGCTTCCGCTGGGACCGAGCAGCCCGATGATCTTGCCCGCTTCAAGCTGGAAGCTCAGCTGGTCCAGGACCAGATTCTTGCCCCTCTTGACGTTGAGCTCTTGCACGTCGATACAAGCCGATTTATTCATCACATAATGAATTAGAGACCCGTTTGGCGGACAAGTCAATGCTTTTGGATAGGAAGATCCCCGGTGAGGTAACGCTGAATTGTTGGCGCTACGAGTTCGATGAGCTCATCATCATCCATGGAGGCCAAGGGCTCCAGGGCAACAACATACCGGGCGATAATCAGGCCGATGAACTGGCTGGCCACCAGGGCAACACGCGCTTCTGCAGTTTCCTGCGGCAGGCGGGCGCCCACACGGGAGAAAATCTCTTTCTGAATGAACGGCTTTAAAATTTTTGCGGCGTTGTTGCTGGAAATCAGCCCTCGAACCATGGCTATCGCAGGTGGCCGAAATGCTGGTTTTCGCCAAGTGCTGATCAGGGCACTGGTCAGCGAGTAGCCCAATTCTTCCAGCGGTGCGGTTACCGCCTGCCCAATGATGGCTGCCGGGTTGACCGGGAGGTGCATGGTCTGGATGAAGAGCTCGCCCTTGTCCTTGAAATAGTGGTGCACCAAAGCTGGATCCACTGAGGCGCGGCGGGCCACGGAACGCAGGCTCGCCCCCTCGAAGCCGGCATGGGCGAATTCCTTGGATGCGGCTTTGAGGATCTTGGACTTTGTTGATCCGGTGGTACTTCCCTTGGGGCGTCCGCGCTTGCGGGCACCGGGGACTTCATTCGGTACTGGCTTACTCACTGCTTCAGGATACGTCTCGGGGCTCAGATTCGCTGATGTCCCGGAAAACGCTGAAGGCCGGGCAAAGCCCGGCCTTCAGCGTGCATCGAGAACTACTTCTTCGTTGCAGGAGTTTCAGTTGGTTGTGCGCCCTTGGCCAATTCTGCATGCAGGTTCGCTACAGAGGGGTACTGCAGGTCCGGGCGGAACGGGAAGGTGTCCATATCTTCGCGGGCGGTGATGCCGGTGAAGACCAAAGCGGTCAGCAGGCCAGCTTCCATGCCAGCAACAATGTCGGTGTCCATGCGGTCGCCAATCATTGCCGTGGTTTCCGAATGCGCATCGATGCGGTTCAACGCGGAACGGAACATCATTGGATTCGGCTTGCCCACCACGTATGGTTCGCGATTGGTTGCTCGAGAGATCAATGCGGCGATGGCGCCCGTTGCGGGCAAGAGCCCTTCGGCCGATGGGCCGGTGGCGTCCGGGTTGGTGGCGATGAACTTGGCGCCACCTTCAATGAGCCGGATTGCCTTGGTGATGGCTTCGAAAGAGTAGGTGCGGGTCTCGCCCAGCACCACGTAGTCCGGGTTCTGGTCGGTCATGATGAACCCTGCATCGTGCAATGCCGTGGTCAAACCCGCTTCACCGATCACAAAGGTGCGGCCACCCGGGCGCTGGCGGGCCAAGAACTCTGCCGTGGCCATGGCCGAGGTCCAGATGTTCTCCTCTGGAACGTCCAGGCCCGAAGCGAGCAGGCGGGCGCGAAGGTCGCGAGGGGTGAAGATGGAGTTATTGGTCAAGACCAGGAAACGCAGATTGTTCTCACGCCAGTACCCCATCAACTCTGCGGCACCCTTAACGGCCTGATTTTCGTGGACAAGAACGCCGTCCATATCAGTGAGCCAGCACTTGATGTCATGGACGGTGCGTGCGGCGCGGTTGGTAGTCGTCACGAGGTGAAGTCCTCCCTGATGAAATTGTGGTGGGAGCTATCTGCGTTGAAAGATTCCCCTGCTAATAAAAAGACTACACAGCCTTGGGGAATTGCGCCGTGAACAAGGGCACGATCAGAAAGAACTACGCTTAATAGCGTGAATCAAGAATTGCATGACCCGGTCAATGACCCCAGCGAGCAGCATGTCATTGGAGTGGGCCCCTGGGAAGGGGAGCTCCCATTAGATGAAAAGTATGATCCTGAGTTGCTGGAACTTGGCGACCGGCGCAATGTCGCTGACAAATATCGTTACTGGAAAATGGATGCCATCATTGCGGATCTAGACGAGCGCCGCCATGACTTCCATATCGCCATTGAAAATTGGCAGCATGACATGAATATCGGCACGGTAGTGCGCAGCGCCAACGCGTTCCTGGCCAAGGAAGTGCACATTATTGGCCGTCGCCGTTGGAATCGAAGGGGTGCGATGGTGACAGATCGTTACCAACATGTGCGTCATCATCCAACCGTCGAGGATTTTGTTATCTGGGCCGAATCCGAGGGGCTCACGATATTGGGAATCGACATTTTCCCGGATTCCGTGCCGCTGGAAACCTACGATATTCCCAAGAATTGCGTCTTGGTCTTTGGCCAAGAGGGGCCGGGGTTGAGCCCGGAAGTTCACGCTGCTGCCAAGGACACCTTGTCAATTGAGCAATTCGGCTCAACGCGTTCAATCAATGCCGCCTCTGCTGCTGGAATTGCCATGCACGCATGGATCCGCAGGCACGTATTTGGGCAGCGGGTCAGCTAACGCAGGAATTATTACTGAAGAGTTTTAGTCGAGCATCTGGATTAGTTACATTTTTGCGCATACGCTGTTAATCGGTTATGAAAATGTGATCTGGGAGTGAGTGGCTGTGAATCGTCGTCATCAAGTGAACCATGATCTATTGCTGCCTGGATTACCCCGACGCAAAAAACCTGTGGTCATCTGGACGACCTCTATAGTTGCTGCCTTCGCGCTGACGGGAGCGTTGGCTATTCCCCTCGTGGCGCAGCCCGCTGATTCGCGTCAGGGCGACGTTCCGGTATCGATGGAAGCTATCGCTGACTACTCGGTCGGCGATGGTCCCGTTTTTGTCAGTGGCGATGCCCCACTGAATGCCTTTGGAGCTTCCGGCAAGGAACTGGCTATTGATGGGCGTCCAGTTGGCATGATTGAGGGCGCCGCCGAGACATCTGAATCGAGCAGCGCCAGCGAAGATTCCACCGCGTTGCTGGCCGGAACCGTTGGCGAACTTGGCAAGCTTCCCGGGGACTTGCAGCTGATGCACCCGGTGACGACCCGCCGCATTTCCAGCCCTTACGGTTGGCGCGCGAACCCCACCGGCCCGGGCAACCAGATCCATATCGGCCAGGACTACCCAATTTCTTGCGGTTCGCCGGTTTACGCTGCCGAAGACGGCACCGTCTCGGTCTCGGCATGGGCTGGGCACTCCGGCATGCGCGTGACCATTGACCATGGGTTCAACGTCCAAACCGGTTACAGCCATAACTCAAAACTGATCGCCAAGGTTGGCCAGAGCGTGAAGCAGGGCGAATTGATCGCGCTCGCCGGAACCACGGGCAACTCCACCGGCTGCCACGTGCACTTTGAAGTCATCATCGATGGGCGCTGGCATGACCCTCGCAACTACCTGCCTCTGATCCCGGGCCAGCGCAATGCAATGATCGATTCCCAGCGGCTGACCGTCAACGCGAACAGCGCGCCGAAAGGAAACGGTTCGCAGAATTCTGGCCAATCCAATCATGCTCCAGATCCGGACATCGTAGTTCCGGAGAACGACACTCCATATGTTCCTTCTCCGAAGCCGCGCCCTACGCCGACCAAGTCGGCCAAGCCGACGCCAAGCCAGAGCGATGAAGAGAGCAAGAGCCCTACGGGTTCGAAGAGCCCGAGCGAATCCACCTCGCCGTCCAAGAGCGAGACCGAGGCCCCGACGACTAGCGGGCCGCCGTCCTCTACCGCTCCGACGACAGAACAGCCAACAGGCACCAAGTCGCCAGACGAGTCATCGGTTCCCCCGACATCGGATTCCCCGACAACCTCTGTTTCTCCATCGCGGGAATCATCGACGACGGTGACGCCTGAGGGATCGGCTGAACCTGATAAGAGTTCGTTCAAGGCAGTCGAGGAATCTTCGTCTGAACAGACTTCTGGCAGCCCGACAAGCCGTACAGGTGCTACGAGCAGTTCGCCAGCCACGACGTCGGAACCTTCAGTATCGAATTCCTTGAGCCTTGAGGTCTCGATTGATCCGAGCGAAGGTGCAAGTTTGTCAGCATTCATTGGTGAATAGCCAACAACTGTCTAGACGGCGGCCGCCGGGGGCGAGTGTTCCACTCGTTCCCGGCGGCCGCTGTCTTTGCAGATACGCGGTTCTTTACCGTGTCACGATATGAGATTTTAGGTAGAGATAGTGACCTAGACGATAGGATGGATGGCGAACCGCCGTCAATGGAGACGCGAAACCTCGCTAATCACCAGGAGTGAAGCATGCCTATCGCAACCCCCGATAAGTACAATGCCATGATTGATGCTGCCAAGGCAGGCGGCTACGCCTTCCCAGCAGTGAACGTGACCAGCTCGCAGACCCTGAACGCCGCAATCCGTGGCTTCGCCGAAGCCGAGTCTGACGGCATTATCCAGGTCTCCACTGGCGGTGCCGCCTATTGGTCCGGCGCCTCCATCAAGGACATGGTCGCAGGCTCGTTGGGCTTCGCGGCCTTCGCCCGCGAAGTAGCCAAGAACTACGGCGTCAACATCGCACTGCACACCGACCACTGCCCAGCAGACAAGCTGGACAGCTTCGTGCTGCCACTGCTGGCTGCATCGGAAGCAGAAGTTGCGGCCGGCCGCGACCCATTCTTCAACTCCCACATGTGGGATGGTTCGGCTGAAACCCTCGAAGAAAACCTGCGCATCGCTGCAGAGCTGCTTCCACGCACCGCAGCTGCCAAGCAGATCCTCGAAGTTGAAATCGGCGCAGTGGGCGGCGAAGAAGACGGCGTGGAAAACGCCATCAACGACAAGCTGTACTCCACCGTTGAGGATGCACTGGCAACCATCGATGCCCTGGGTGCTGGCGAAAAGGGCCGCTACATCACCGCGCTGACCTTCGGCAACGTCCACGGCGTTTACAAGCCAGGCAACGTGAAGCTGCGTCCGGAGATCCTGAAGGACATCCAGGCTCAGGTTGGCGCCAAGATCGGCAAGGAAAACCCATTCGACCTCGTATTCCACGGTGGTTCGGGCTCCTCCGAGCAGGAAATCGCTGACGCTGTTGCCTACGGTGTCATCAAGATGAACATCGATACCGATACCCAGTACGCATTCACCCGTCCGGTAGCCGGCCACATGCTGAGCAACTACGACGGCGTGCTGAAGATCGACGGCGAAGTTGGCAACAAGAAGACCTATGACCCACGCGTTTGGGGTGCCAAGGCCGAAGAGTCCATGGCAGCTCGCATCGTAGAAGCTGCGCAGCAGCTGGGCTCGGCCGGAAAGTCGCTGAAGTAAAGATGGCAGGAGAGAACCTGCTGGGCATTCCAGAAACGCTACTCCCAGAAGAGTCTGAGGTCTTGGCGCGCCTCGAAGCTGGCGATGAGCCAGTTGATTTGGCCGCTAATTTCCCATCTTCTTCCCTGGTGTGGGCGCTGCTGGCCGACGAAGCACATGGCGAAGGCCGCACCGTGGAGTCCTACGCGTTCGCGCGCGTGGGCTACCACCGCGGCCTCGACTCGTTGCGCAAGGCCGGATGGCGCGGGCAGGGACCCGTTCCTTGGAGCCACGAGCCTAACCGCGGCTTCCTCCGCTCGCTCTACGCGCTGGGTCGTGCGGCCGCAGCCATCGGCGAAGCTGAAGAAGTTGATCGAATCGGCAAATTCCTGAACGATTCGGATGCTTCGGCCAAGGCTGAAATCGAAGCTGGCAAGTAAGCAACCGCAGTATCGCCAAACGGCGGCTCGTCCCATTACGGGACGAGTCGCCGTTTGTCATAATCGGGCATTGTCTACAAGCAGCGTGACCGGCGAATCATCGTATTTCAACAGCTGGAATCTTATAACTTCAGGTCATGAAGCATTCAGTAATATGAGGACTTTCTCATCCTGTTCTACATTTGTCTTCATTCTGCTCACCTAAAGTTCACTTAGAAGGGATCATCGCTTCACATCATTGAAAGGGATAAGAATGTTGTCTTTCTGGACAGGCCTGGCCTCAAACATCATCGGCATTACCGTGCTGGTGTACTTCGTATACTTCCGTCGCCACTTCCGCCGCGATTTGGTGCTTGCGTACATCGCATTGAGCATGGGCATCTTCGCGGTGACCCTGCTTCTTTCCGGCAGCGGGGCAGGAATGGGGCTGGGGCTCGGACTCTTCGGCATCCTTTCCATCATTCGCCTTCGGTCAGACACGCTGACCCAGGAAGA encodes:
- a CDS encoding ABC transporter ATP-binding protein codes for the protein MNKSACIDVQELNVKRGKNLVLDQLSFQLEAGKIIGLLGPSGSGKSTLLRSIVGNQIITSGTVTVHGLPSGSKALRHKVGYMTQAASVYDDLTVTQNVAYFAKILGLPDEEVNRVIQGTDLSEQASSLVIDLSGGQRNRVSLAIALLGSPEIVILDEPTVGLDPVLRADLWGLFARLAATGLCLVVSSHVMDEAMRCDQILLLREGKILAQLTPYELMERTGATDPETAFLKLIDTGASNSHDNATPAPDSAPRHRASADGSK
- a CDS encoding TetR family transcriptional regulator, whose protein sequence is MSKPVPNEVPGARKRGRPKGSTTGSTKSKILKAASKEFAHAGFEGASLRSVARRASVDPALVHHYFKDKGELFIQTMHLPVNPAAIIGQAVTAPLEELGYSLTSALISTWRKPAFRPPAIAMVRGLISSNNAAKILKPFIQKEIFSRVGARLPQETAEARVALVASQFIGLIIARYVVALEPLASMDDDELIELVAPTIQRYLTGDLPIQKH
- a CDS encoding HAD-IIA family hydrolase, encoding MTTTNRAARTVHDIKCWLTDMDGVLVHENQAVKGAAELMGYWRENNLRFLVLTNNSIFTPRDLRARLLASGLDVPEENIWTSAMATAEFLARQRPGGRTFVIGEAGLTTALHDAGFIMTDQNPDYVVLGETRTYSFEAITKAIRLIEGGAKFIATNPDATGPSAEGLLPATGAIAALISRATNREPYVVGKPNPMMFRSALNRIDAHSETTAMIGDRMDTDIVAGMEAGLLTALVFTGITAREDMDTFPFRPDLQYPSVANLHAELAKGAQPTETPATKK
- a CDS encoding TrmH family RNA methyltransferase, which produces MNQELHDPVNDPSEQHVIGVGPWEGELPLDEKYDPELLELGDRRNVADKYRYWKMDAIIADLDERRHDFHIAIENWQHDMNIGTVVRSANAFLAKEVHIIGRRRWNRRGAMVTDRYQHVRHHPTVEDFVIWAESEGLTILGIDIFPDSVPLETYDIPKNCVLVFGQEGPGLSPEVHAAAKDTLSIEQFGSTRSINAASAAGIAMHAWIRRHVFGQRVS
- a CDS encoding M23 family metallopeptidase yields the protein MAQPADSRQGDVPVSMEAIADYSVGDGPVFVSGDAPLNAFGASGKELAIDGRPVGMIEGAAETSESSSASEDSTALLAGTVGELGKLPGDLQLMHPVTTRRISSPYGWRANPTGPGNQIHIGQDYPISCGSPVYAAEDGTVSVSAWAGHSGMRVTIDHGFNVQTGYSHNSKLIAKVGQSVKQGELIALAGTTGNSTGCHVHFEVIIDGRWHDPRNYLPLIPGQRNAMIDSQRLTVNANSAPKGNGSQNSGQSNHAPDPDIVVPENDTPYVPSPKPRPTPTKSAKPTPSQSDEESKSPTGSKSPSESTSPSKSETEAPTTSGPPSSTAPTTEQPTGTKSPDESSVPPTSDSPTTSVSPSRESSTTVTPEGSAEPDKSSFKAVEESSSEQTSGSPTSRTGATSSSPATTSEPSVSNSLSLEVSIDPSEGASLSAFIGE
- the fbaA gene encoding class II fructose-bisphosphate aldolase, whose product is MPIATPDKYNAMIDAAKAGGYAFPAVNVTSSQTLNAAIRGFAEAESDGIIQVSTGGAAYWSGASIKDMVAGSLGFAAFAREVAKNYGVNIALHTDHCPADKLDSFVLPLLAASEAEVAAGRDPFFNSHMWDGSAETLEENLRIAAELLPRTAAAKQILEVEIGAVGGEEDGVENAINDKLYSTVEDALATIDALGAGEKGRYITALTFGNVHGVYKPGNVKLRPEILKDIQAQVGAKIGKENPFDLVFHGGSGSSEQEIADAVAYGVIKMNIDTDTQYAFTRPVAGHMLSNYDGVLKIDGEVGNKKTYDPRVWGAKAEESMAARIVEAAQQLGSAGKSLK
- a CDS encoding DUF3151 domain-containing protein, whose amino-acid sequence is MAGENLLGIPETLLPEESEVLARLEAGDEPVDLAANFPSSSLVWALLADEAHGEGRTVESYAFARVGYHRGLDSLRKAGWRGQGPVPWSHEPNRGFLRSLYALGRAAAAIGEAEEVDRIGKFLNDSDASAKAEIEAGK